From Bordetella flabilis, the proteins below share one genomic window:
- a CDS encoding Bug family tripartite tricarboxylate transporter substrate binding protein, producing the protein MEQDHRAVSPSRRRLLLTGAWGAAGMLAGGLSMPRASLAATGFPERPITLAVGFPPGGGGDLYGRLIATAMGNRLKQTVVVENKAGAGGNIAAGLVAKAPPDGYTMLLAMSGNLAVSPALKPGSLPYKVPDDFAPIGLILEAPHGLFVAPNSRFKTAAELLETAKKKEMTFASTGAGGAAHIGMERIKELAGLKLLHIPYRGSGPAITDLLGGQVDMFFATASPLMPQVRQGALRLLAVSGQRRNPGLPDIPTFKELGVDMTLTQWYGLAAPAGTPPDILRVLSSNLSQALKDPQVREVIRRDAAVEHDLPLDQFTAYIERDIAQYRTVATPALLKQIGA; encoded by the coding sequence ATGGAGCAAGATCATCGAGCCGTATCCCCCTCCCGTCGCCGCCTGCTGCTGACCGGCGCGTGGGGCGCCGCGGGCATGCTGGCGGGCGGGCTGTCGATGCCCCGCGCCAGCCTGGCGGCCACCGGCTTTCCCGAACGGCCGATCACGCTCGCGGTGGGATTCCCGCCGGGCGGCGGCGGCGACCTTTACGGCCGCCTCATCGCCACGGCGATGGGCAACAGGCTGAAGCAGACGGTCGTGGTCGAGAACAAGGCCGGCGCCGGCGGCAATATCGCGGCCGGCCTGGTCGCCAAGGCCCCGCCCGACGGCTACACGATGCTGCTGGCGATGAGCGGCAACCTGGCGGTGTCGCCGGCATTGAAGCCGGGCAGCCTGCCCTACAAGGTGCCCGACGATTTCGCGCCCATCGGGCTGATCCTGGAAGCGCCGCACGGGCTGTTCGTGGCGCCGAATTCGCGGTTCAAGACGGCCGCGGAGCTGCTGGAGACCGCGAAGAAGAAGGAGATGACCTTCGCTTCCACCGGCGCCGGGGGCGCCGCGCATATCGGCATGGAACGCATCAAGGAGCTTGCCGGACTGAAATTGCTGCACATTCCCTATCGCGGTTCCGGGCCGGCCATCACCGACCTGCTGGGCGGCCAGGTGGATATGTTCTTCGCCACCGCGTCGCCGTTGATGCCGCAGGTCCGCCAGGGCGCGCTGCGCCTGCTGGCGGTCTCCGGCCAGCGCCGTAATCCCGGCCTCCCGGACATCCCGACCTTCAAGGAGCTGGGTGTCGACATGACCCTGACGCAGTGGTATGGACTGGCCGCCCCCGCCGGGACGCCGCCCGATATCCTGCGCGTGCTGTCGAGCAACCTGAGCCAGGCATTGAAGGATCCGCAGGTGCGCGAGGTCATCCGCCGGGACGCCGCGGTCGAACACGATCTGCCGCTGGACCAGTTCACCGCCTACATCGAGCGCGACATTGCGCAATACCGCACGGTGGCCACCCCCGCCCTGCTGAAACAGATCGGCGCATAG
- a CDS encoding carboxymuconolactone decarboxylase family protein yields MLNDWTQVLANNRQAAGSLATHHPKLLAAFRGLNEAQGATGTLDAKTRELIALAVAVTTRCDGCIAAHAAAARQAGVTEAELSEALATAIALNAGAAYVYSLRAMDALTDSKG; encoded by the coding sequence ATGCTGAACGATTGGACCCAGGTGCTGGCGAACAACCGCCAGGCCGCCGGTAGCCTGGCCACGCACCATCCGAAGCTCCTGGCCGCCTTCCGTGGCCTGAACGAGGCGCAGGGAGCGACCGGTACGCTGGATGCCAAAACCCGCGAATTGATCGCGCTGGCCGTGGCGGTGACCACGCGCTGCGATGGCTGCATCGCCGCGCATGCCGCGGCAGCGCGCCAGGCGGGGGTGACGGAAGCCGAACTGAGCGAGGCGCTGGCGACCGCCATTGCCTTGAACGCGGGCGCCGCCTATGTGTATTCCTTGCGCGCCATGGATGCGCTTACCGATTCCAAGGGCTGA
- a CDS encoding sulfurtransferase, with the protein MPFDTLISAPDLAKLLSRRDAPLLVDCRFDLMDPQAGQRAYRQAHIPGAHYLHLEDDLSGAVTGRNGRHPLPDREGFAARMAALGVDDDTQILAYDGAGGMYAARLWWLMRWIGHRAVAVLDGGLDAWTAAGYPMTEAPTPAAARAGRLCVREALVRTVSHQDVRGNLATRARLVVDARAPDRFRGENETIDPVGGHIPGARNRLFRDNLTALGYFRAPEDLRTAYATLLGEYRPEQTINQCGSGVTACHNLLAMEIAGLPGAALYPGSWSEWCVQPSAPIATGAGD; encoded by the coding sequence ATGCCGTTCGACACCCTGATTTCCGCGCCCGACCTCGCCAAGCTGCTGTCGCGGCGGGATGCGCCCCTGCTCGTCGATTGCCGTTTCGACCTGATGGATCCACAGGCGGGACAACGCGCGTATCGGCAGGCCCATATCCCCGGCGCCCATTATCTGCATCTGGAAGATGACCTGAGCGGCGCCGTCACCGGCCGCAACGGCCGCCACCCGCTTCCCGACCGCGAAGGCTTCGCCGCCCGCATGGCCGCGCTGGGTGTGGACGACGATACACAGATCCTGGCCTACGACGGCGCGGGCGGCATGTATGCCGCCCGGCTGTGGTGGCTGATGCGTTGGATCGGCCATCGCGCCGTCGCGGTCCTGGACGGTGGCCTCGATGCCTGGACGGCGGCGGGTTACCCCATGACCGAGGCGCCGACCCCCGCCGCCGCACGCGCGGGACGCCTGTGCGTGCGCGAGGCCCTGGTCCGCACCGTGTCGCACCAGGACGTGCGCGGAAACCTGGCCACGCGCGCCCGGCTGGTCGTCGATGCCCGCGCGCCGGACCGCTTCCGCGGCGAGAACGAGACCATCGATCCGGTGGGCGGTCACATACCGGGCGCGCGCAATCGGCTTTTCCGGGACAACCTGACCGCGCTTGGATACTTCCGCGCGCCGGAAGACCTGCGCACCGCCTACGCAACGCTGCTGGGCGAGTACCGGCCGGAACAGACCATCAACCAGTGCGGTTCGGGTGTCACGGCCTGCCATAACCTGCTGGCCATGGAAATCGCCGGCCTGCCGGGCGCCGCACTGTATCCCGGCTCATGGAGCGAGTGGTGCGTGCAACCCAGCGCGCCCATCGCCACCGGAGCCGGCGACTGA
- a CDS encoding molybdopterin guanine dinucleotide-containing S/N-oxide reductase: MKTAISASSPTASAAMRPHSAHWGVFRAGWQEGVLTVQPHPGDPDPNPLIRNFTTALNHRARVTTPMVRRGWLERGPGPDERRGHDAYVPMAWNEVLDRLAGELARVRDRYGARAVFGGSYGWSSAGRFHHAQSQVHRFLNTALGGYVRSVNSYSAGASAVILPHILGSMDDVARRNVTWEQIVEHTDVVLSFGGMALKNSRVASGGISRHIERESMARAAARGCRFVSVSPLRGDMPAESRAEWMAIVPGTDTALMLGLAYELVTKGLHDRAFLATYCDGWESFEAYLLGRADGVPKTPAWAAALCGLSATAIQDLARSLAGKRVLVTVAHALQRAEHGEQPVWMGAVLAALLGQIGLPGGGYAYALGTLAHYGKRTNAVPVAALPQGTNGVKDFIPVARIADMLLRPGTEFDYNGKRHVYPHIRLAYWAGGNPFHHHQDLGRLARAFRTLDTFVVHEIGWTATARHADIVLPCTMTLEREDIGAAPTDPLMVAMHRIAPPHGQARDDYDIFADLAERLGTRDAFTEGRTSAQWLRHLYERTRAALAERGLEAPDFDTFWERGEMLLPQQADDGGILRAFRDDPAGKPLPTPSGRIQVSSPVVQGYGYADCPGHPAWLAPHDAPTEDHPLYLVANQPATRLHSQLDFGAHSVENKRRDREVCTMHPLDAAHRDIAEGDIVELYNARGRCLACVTLSEAIRPGVVQLPTGAWYDPAQDDEMSHRPFCVHGNPNVLTRDAGTSALAQGCTGQLTVVQVRRYDGPLPPVRAFDPPVPAPLPAQSGTSADSA; encoded by the coding sequence ATGAAAACCGCAATCTCTGCTTCCTCCCCCACGGCCTCGGCCGCCATGCGTCCCCACAGCGCTCATTGGGGCGTATTCCGGGCCGGCTGGCAGGAGGGCGTGCTGACAGTCCAGCCGCACCCCGGCGATCCGGATCCCAATCCGCTGATCCGGAACTTCACGACCGCGCTGAACCACCGCGCCCGCGTGACCACGCCGATGGTACGGCGCGGCTGGCTGGAACGCGGCCCAGGTCCCGACGAACGCCGCGGCCACGACGCCTACGTCCCCATGGCGTGGAATGAAGTGCTGGATCGCCTGGCCGGCGAACTGGCGCGGGTGCGCGACCGCTACGGTGCCCGCGCGGTTTTCGGCGGATCCTACGGCTGGTCCAGCGCGGGGCGTTTCCACCACGCACAAAGCCAGGTACACCGCTTCCTGAACACCGCGCTGGGCGGGTATGTCCGTTCGGTGAACAGCTACAGCGCCGGGGCCTCGGCGGTGATCCTGCCGCATATCCTGGGCAGCATGGACGACGTGGCGCGCCGCAATGTCACCTGGGAGCAGATCGTCGAGCATACCGACGTGGTCCTGTCGTTCGGCGGCATGGCGCTGAAGAATTCACGCGTGGCCAGCGGCGGCATCAGCCGCCATATCGAGCGCGAGTCCATGGCGCGCGCGGCGGCGCGCGGCTGCCGCTTCGTGTCGGTGAGCCCGTTGCGCGGCGATATGCCCGCGGAGTCGCGCGCCGAATGGATGGCGATCGTTCCCGGCACGGACACCGCCCTGATGCTGGGCCTGGCCTATGAACTGGTGACGAAAGGCTTGCACGACCGCGCCTTCCTGGCGACGTACTGCGACGGGTGGGAAAGCTTCGAAGCCTACCTGCTGGGGCGTGCCGACGGTGTGCCCAAGACGCCGGCGTGGGCCGCCGCACTGTGCGGCCTGTCCGCCACGGCCATCCAGGACCTGGCACGCTCGCTGGCCGGCAAGCGCGTGCTGGTAACGGTCGCGCACGCGCTGCAGCGCGCCGAACACGGGGAACAACCGGTATGGATGGGCGCGGTGCTGGCCGCCCTGCTCGGCCAGATCGGCCTGCCGGGCGGCGGCTACGCCTATGCGCTGGGCACGCTGGCCCACTACGGCAAGCGCACCAATGCCGTGCCGGTCGCCGCCCTGCCCCAGGGGACGAATGGCGTAAAGGACTTCATTCCCGTGGCCCGCATCGCCGACATGCTGCTGCGTCCGGGTACGGAGTTCGACTACAACGGCAAGCGGCATGTGTATCCGCACATCCGGCTGGCGTATTGGGCGGGCGGCAATCCTTTCCATCATCATCAGGACCTGGGGCGGCTGGCAAGGGCATTCCGCACGCTGGACACCTTCGTCGTCCACGAGATCGGCTGGACCGCCACGGCGCGCCATGCCGATATCGTGCTGCCCTGCACGATGACACTGGAAAGGGAAGACATCGGGGCGGCGCCGACGGACCCCCTGATGGTGGCCATGCATCGCATCGCGCCGCCGCACGGCCAGGCGCGGGACGATTACGACATATTCGCCGATCTCGCCGAGCGCCTGGGCACGCGCGACGCCTTTACGGAAGGCCGGACCAGCGCGCAGTGGCTGCGCCATCTCTACGAACGCACCCGCGCCGCCCTGGCCGAGCGCGGCCTGGAAGCGCCCGACTTCGATACCTTCTGGGAGCGCGGGGAGATGCTGCTGCCGCAACAGGCCGATGACGGCGGCATCCTGCGCGCCTTCCGCGACGACCCCGCCGGCAAGCCGCTGCCCACGCCCAGCGGGCGGATACAGGTGTCCTCCCCCGTGGTGCAAGGCTACGGATACGCCGATTGCCCGGGACATCCCGCCTGGCTGGCGCCGCACGACGCGCCGACGGAGGACCATCCCCTGTACCTGGTCGCCAACCAGCCGGCCACCCGCCTGCACAGCCAACTGGACTTCGGCGCACACAGCGTCGAGAACAAGCGCCGCGACCGCGAGGTCTGCACCATGCATCCTCTCGACGCCGCCCACCGAGACATTGCGGAGGGCGACATCGTCGAGCTCTACAACGCGCGCGGCAGGTGCCTGGCCTGCGTAACCTTGAGCGAAGCCATCCGGCCCGGCGTCGTCCAATTGCCGACCGGCGCCTGGTACGACCCGGCGCAGGACGACGAAATGTCGCATCGCCCCTTCTGCGTGCATGGCAATCCGAATGTCCTGACGCGGGACGCCGGGACATCGGCGCTGGCCCAAGGCTGCACCGGACAGCTCACCGTGGTGCAGGTCCGCCGCTACGACGGGCCGCTGCCGCCCGTTCGGGCGTTCGACCCGCCCGTGCCGGCACCCTTGCCGGCGCAAAGCGGCACATCCGCCGATTCGGCATAG
- a CDS encoding MBL fold metallo-hydrolase, translating into MPTPASIDAFFHEATNTVTYLVSDPATREAAIVDPVLDYDPATGTAGTQAADEVLAAAHRRGLHVAWILETHVHADHLSAAPYLKRLTGASIGIGEYVRDVQRVFRPVFNLDDLSGDGAEFDALFRDGPTFRVGGLEVRVLHTPGHTPACVSYLVGDALFAGDTLFMPDYGTARADFPGGDAAVLYRSIRKLLALAPRTRVFVCHDYKAPGRQAYAWETTVALQRRLNIHARDGVTEAEFVAQRRARDATLSAPKLLLPAIQTNLRGRDWPQAEANGVRYLRIPLTGACFNAAPDSPAGAR; encoded by the coding sequence ATGCCCACGCCTGCATCCATCGACGCGTTCTTCCACGAGGCGACGAACACCGTCACCTACCTGGTTTCCGATCCGGCAACGCGGGAGGCGGCGATCGTCGATCCGGTATTGGACTACGACCCGGCGACCGGCACGGCCGGCACGCAGGCGGCGGATGAGGTATTGGCCGCGGCGCACCGGCGGGGCCTGCACGTCGCATGGATACTGGAGACCCACGTCCATGCAGACCACCTGAGCGCGGCGCCATACCTGAAACGCCTGACCGGCGCATCCATCGGGATCGGCGAATACGTCCGGGATGTGCAGCGGGTGTTCCGTCCGGTCTTCAACCTGGATGACCTGTCCGGCGACGGGGCGGAATTCGATGCGCTGTTCCGCGATGGCCCGACCTTCCGCGTGGGCGGCCTGGAAGTCCGGGTCCTTCATACCCCAGGCCATACGCCCGCCTGCGTGTCCTACCTGGTGGGCGACGCGCTCTTCGCGGGCGACACGCTGTTCATGCCCGATTACGGGACGGCGCGGGCGGATTTTCCCGGCGGCGACGCGGCCGTACTGTATCGGTCGATACGCAAATTGCTGGCGCTTGCGCCGCGGACGCGGGTTTTCGTCTGCCATGACTACAAGGCGCCCGGCCGCCAGGCCTATGCATGGGAAACGACCGTCGCCCTGCAACGCAGGTTGAACATACACGCGCGCGATGGCGTGACGGAGGCCGAATTCGTGGCGCAGCGCCGCGCGCGCGATGCGACGCTATCGGCTCCAAAGCTGCTGCTGCCGGCCATCCAGACGAACCTGCGGGGACGCGACTGGCCGCAGGCGGAGGCCAATGGCGTGCGCTATCTCAGGATCCCGCTGACCGGCGCATGTTTCAACGCTGCGCCGGATAGCCCGGCCGGGGCCCGCTGA
- a CDS encoding alpha/beta fold hydrolase, with protein sequence MKKTIAAWALCASSAVSWAGAAQASGEDVARHHVLVQVAPDTRIDVIEEGRGRPLVLLASRGRGAEDFDDIAQRLAQAGYRVLRPQPRGIGQSTGPMTHITLHDLGNDIAAVIREQARQPVVIIGHAFGNWVARATSVDHPELVRGVVIVAAAAKKYPPGLSEHVDRSADLSLPDAQRLESLRFAFFAPGHDARVWLRGWYPDVSESQRLAGKATKQSDWWSGGNVPMLDLQAGDDPFKPASSRNEVKEEFGNRVTMVVIPGAGHALVPEAPGAVVAAIVKWEESLPRAQPRG encoded by the coding sequence ATGAAGAAAACCATCGCCGCGTGGGCGCTTTGCGCCTCCAGCGCGGTCTCGTGGGCGGGCGCTGCGCAGGCCTCCGGCGAAGACGTGGCGCGGCACCACGTGCTTGTGCAGGTCGCGCCGGATACCCGCATCGATGTGATCGAAGAGGGGCGGGGAAGGCCCCTGGTACTGCTGGCGTCGCGCGGCCGTGGCGCGGAGGACTTCGATGACATTGCGCAGCGCCTGGCCCAGGCCGGCTACCGGGTGCTGCGTCCGCAGCCGCGAGGAATCGGGCAGAGCACCGGCCCCATGACGCACATTACGCTGCACGACCTGGGCAATGACATCGCGGCGGTCATCCGTGAGCAGGCGCGCCAACCGGTGGTCATCATCGGGCACGCCTTCGGCAACTGGGTTGCGCGCGCCACCAGCGTCGATCATCCCGAACTCGTGCGTGGCGTCGTCATCGTGGCGGCTGCCGCGAAGAAGTATCCGCCAGGCTTGAGCGAGCACGTGGATCGCAGCGCTGACCTGTCCCTGCCCGATGCGCAGCGGCTGGAGTCGCTGCGGTTCGCCTTCTTCGCGCCGGGGCACGACGCCCGCGTGTGGCTGCGGGGCTGGTATCCGGACGTGAGCGAAAGCCAGCGCCTGGCGGGCAAGGCGACGAAGCAATCGGACTGGTGGTCGGGCGGCAACGTCCCCATGCTCGACTTGCAGGCCGGCGACGATCCGTTCAAGCCGGCGTCCAGCCGCAACGAAGTCAAGGAGGAGTTCGGGAACCGCGTGACGATGGTGGTCATCCCCGGCGCGGGGCATGCCCTGGTGCCGGAAGCGCCCGGCGCCGTGGTCGCGGCCATCGTGAAGTGGGAAGAATCGCTGCCGCGGGCGCAACCGCGCGGCTGA
- a CDS encoding CaiB/BaiF CoA transferase family protein has translation MPALLSNIKVLDLSRVLAGPWASQILADMGADVIKVERPGRGDDTRSWGPPFLKDAAGQDTADGAYFMATNRGKRSVTVDLQTAEGQDLVKALCRDADVVLENYKVGTLARMGLDYASLSKVNPRLVYCSVTGFGQTGPRAAEPAYDFLIQAMGGLMSVTGERDDKPGGGPQKVGIPIVDLTTGVYAALGVVAALLRRTRTGQGEHIDVAMLDVQVGLLANQAMNFLLGNRVPRRTGTAHPNIQPQRTFHCADGDIVIVVGNDAQFATLCEVIGKPALVQDARYATNGQRVKNQDSLDAILDEIFAGQPRAHWLARLKEAGVPAGPINTVPEVLEDPQVRHRGMLRHLPHPVAGSVPQVMNPLRFGDVQVQADRAPPLLGEHTRQVLTELGLSDEQIEDYRRRKIV, from the coding sequence TTGCCGGCGCTGTTATCGAACATCAAGGTACTGGACCTGAGCCGCGTGCTCGCGGGCCCGTGGGCCAGCCAGATCCTGGCGGACATGGGGGCCGACGTCATCAAGGTGGAGCGGCCGGGGCGCGGCGACGACACACGGTCATGGGGACCGCCCTTCCTCAAGGACGCCGCGGGCCAGGATACCGCCGACGGCGCGTATTTCATGGCCACCAATCGCGGCAAGCGCTCGGTCACCGTGGATTTGCAGACTGCCGAAGGCCAGGACCTGGTCAAGGCGCTGTGCCGCGACGCCGATGTGGTGCTGGAGAACTACAAGGTGGGCACGCTCGCGCGGATGGGCCTGGATTACGCATCCCTGTCCAAGGTCAACCCGCGCCTGGTGTACTGCTCCGTGACGGGGTTCGGCCAGACCGGGCCGCGCGCCGCCGAGCCGGCCTACGATTTCCTGATCCAGGCCATGGGCGGCCTGATGAGCGTGACGGGCGAACGCGACGACAAGCCCGGGGGCGGACCGCAGAAAGTAGGCATTCCCATCGTCGACCTGACCACCGGCGTCTACGCGGCCCTGGGTGTCGTCGCCGCGTTGCTGCGGCGTACCCGGACCGGACAGGGCGAGCATATCGATGTGGCCATGCTCGACGTCCAGGTCGGGCTGCTGGCCAACCAGGCCATGAACTTCCTGCTGGGCAACCGCGTACCGCGCCGCACCGGTACGGCGCACCCGAATATCCAGCCACAGCGCACCTTCCATTGCGCCGACGGCGATATCGTCATCGTCGTGGGCAATGACGCGCAGTTCGCAACCCTGTGCGAGGTCATCGGCAAACCCGCGCTGGTCCAGGATGCCCGCTATGCGACCAACGGCCAGCGTGTGAAGAACCAGGACAGCCTGGACGCCATCCTTGACGAAATCTTCGCCGGCCAGCCGCGCGCGCATTGGCTGGCGCGGCTCAAGGAGGCCGGAGTGCCGGCGGGCCCCATCAACACCGTACCCGAAGTCCTGGAGGACCCGCAGGTCCGCCATCGCGGCATGCTGCGGCATCTGCCGCATCCGGTCGCGGGCTCGGTGCCCCAGGTAATGAATCCGCTGCGCTTCGGCGATGTCCAGGTGCAGGCGGACCGCGCGCCGCCGCTGCTGGGCGAGCACACGCGGCAAGTGTTGACCGAACTGGGCCTGAGCGACGAACAGATCGAGGACTATCGCCGGCGCAAGATCGTCTGA
- a CDS encoding enoyl-CoA hydratase/isomerase family protein: MSMPEALIGPYTALDVRLDAGVAVILLANPPVNALSTAMMNELSWVLDRISETPEVRAVVLSGQGRNFCAGADLKNRAETIKGPGDLPQHSRRTRECFHAIRECAKPVVGAINGAALGAGLAMMASCDILVAASDASVGLPEINVGLLGGGRHGMRLFGHSRLRRMMLTGLRVDGAELYRLGIVEAAVPAATLMDEAMALARELAAKSPLASMLAKQTLNAIEEMSLRDGYRYEQDMTAAIARTEDAQEARRAFLEKRPPVFHGR; the protein is encoded by the coding sequence ATGAGTATGCCCGAGGCCCTCATCGGCCCCTACACCGCCCTGGACGTGCGCCTGGACGCTGGCGTCGCCGTCATCCTGCTGGCCAACCCGCCGGTCAACGCCTTGTCGACGGCGATGATGAACGAATTGTCGTGGGTGCTCGATCGCATTTCGGAAACGCCGGAAGTCCGCGCGGTGGTGCTGTCCGGCCAGGGCAGGAATTTCTGCGCGGGAGCCGACCTGAAGAACCGCGCCGAGACCATCAAGGGGCCGGGCGACCTGCCGCAGCACTCGCGCCGCACGCGCGAGTGCTTTCACGCGATCCGCGAATGCGCCAAGCCGGTGGTGGGCGCGATCAATGGCGCGGCGCTGGGAGCGGGCCTGGCCATGATGGCATCCTGCGACATCCTGGTGGCGGCGTCGGACGCGAGCGTGGGCCTGCCGGAGATCAACGTAGGCCTGCTGGGCGGCGGCCGCCACGGCATGCGGCTCTTCGGCCATTCGCGGCTGCGCCGCATGATGCTGACCGGCCTGAGGGTGGATGGCGCCGAACTCTACCGCCTGGGCATCGTCGAGGCCGCGGTGCCGGCCGCGACCCTGATGGACGAAGCGATGGCCCTGGCGCGCGAACTGGCCGCCAAGAGCCCGCTGGCGTCGATGCTGGCCAAGCAGACGCTCAACGCCATCGAAGAGATGAGCCTGCGCGACGGTTATCGCTACGAGCAGGACATGACGGCGGCCATCGCCCGGACCGAGGACGCGCAGGAAGCGCGGCGCGCTTTCCTGGAGAAGCGGCCCCCGGTATTCCACGGCCGTTGA
- a CDS encoding CaiB/BaiF CoA transferase family protein yields the protein MAGALDGVRVLDLSRVFSGPWAAQMLADFGADVIKVERPGRGDDVRHQGYAMPGQDGLPGSETSSFVAMNRGKRSLTIDIARPEGQSVIRRLAREADILIENFKAGDLRRYGLDFESLAAINPRLVYCSITGFGQDGPYSHLPGYDPLFQSMSGLMSVTGVPDGEPGAGPIKVGYSVSDLTAGFYAVCAILAALRHRDQVSGRGQHIDLALLDAQIAAMSHIGMNYLASGKLPPRTGTGSPITAPFRAFACRDGHLMVAVGNDSQFRSFCMALGMPELADDPRFSTNPRRAAAQAELSALLEPAMQRRTAAEWNTVLQQAKVPCGPIYTLDQVFEDPQVRHRQVLARMPHPRLGEMPYIRNPVHFSGTPIGAGLPPPMLGEHTVAILKELGLSPEEIARLQAEGVL from the coding sequence ATGGCAGGAGCCCTTGACGGCGTGAGGGTGCTGGATCTCAGCCGCGTGTTTTCAGGTCCCTGGGCCGCGCAGATGCTGGCCGACTTCGGCGCCGACGTCATCAAGGTGGAACGGCCGGGACGTGGCGACGACGTGCGGCACCAGGGCTACGCCATGCCCGGGCAGGATGGCCTGCCCGGCAGCGAAACATCGTCCTTCGTGGCGATGAACCGCGGCAAGCGGTCGCTGACCATCGATATCGCGCGCCCGGAAGGCCAGTCGGTGATACGCCGCCTGGCGCGGGAAGCGGACATCCTGATCGAGAACTTCAAGGCCGGCGACCTGCGCCGGTACGGCCTGGATTTCGAATCGCTGGCCGCGATCAATCCGCGCCTGGTGTATTGCTCCATCACCGGTTTCGGCCAGGATGGCCCCTACAGCCATCTGCCCGGCTACGACCCGCTCTTCCAGTCCATGAGCGGCCTCATGAGCGTGACAGGCGTGCCGGATGGCGAGCCGGGCGCGGGGCCCATCAAGGTGGGCTATTCCGTTTCGGACCTGACGGCCGGGTTCTATGCCGTCTGCGCCATCCTGGCCGCCCTGCGCCACCGGGACCAGGTCTCGGGACGCGGCCAGCATATCGACCTGGCGCTGCTGGATGCGCAGATCGCCGCGATGTCGCACATCGGGATGAACTATCTTGCCAGCGGGAAATTGCCCCCGCGCACGGGGACGGGATCCCCGATCACCGCACCGTTCCGGGCCTTTGCCTGCCGGGATGGGCACCTGATGGTGGCGGTCGGCAACGACAGCCAGTTCCGCAGCTTCTGCATGGCCTTGGGCATGCCGGAGCTTGCCGACGATCCGCGCTTCAGCACCAATCCGCGTCGCGCGGCCGCGCAGGCCGAACTGTCCGCCCTGCTGGAGCCGGCGATGCAACGGCGCACCGCCGCGGAATGGAACACCGTGCTGCAACAAGCCAAGGTGCCTTGCGGTCCGATCTATACATTGGACCAGGTGTTCGAGGATCCGCAGGTGCGGCATCGGCAAGTGCTGGCACGCATGCCGCATCCCCGGCTGGGGGAGATGCCCTATATCCGCAACCCGGTCCACTTCTCCGGCACGCCCATCGGCGCGGGCCTGCCGCCACCCATGCTCGGCGAGCACACCGTCGCGATACTGAAGGAACTCGGCCTGAGCCCCGAAGAGATCGCCCGGCTGCAGGCGGAGGGCGTGCTGTGA